The Nocardioides salarius genome includes a region encoding these proteins:
- a CDS encoding DUF3145 domain-containing protein, whose protein sequence is MKEVTVTATTATRTATRGVLYVHSAPSALCPHIEWAVGGVLGMPVSLDWTPQPAQSGSYRAELSWTGAVGSAAATASALRGWNHLRFEITEEPSPGVEGTRYSYTPDLGVYHAVTGMHGDIMIPEDRLKAAVVKAALGDTTLLVEIDKLLGKPWDDELETFRHAGDGAPVRWLHQVV, encoded by the coding sequence ATGAAGGAGGTCACGGTGACCGCAACGACTGCCACCCGCACCGCGACGAGGGGCGTGCTCTACGTCCATTCAGCACCCTCCGCGCTGTGCCCCCACATCGAGTGGGCCGTGGGCGGTGTGCTCGGCATGCCCGTGAGCCTCGACTGGACGCCCCAGCCGGCGCAGAGCGGCAGCTACCGAGCCGAGTTGTCCTGGACCGGCGCGGTGGGCTCCGCCGCCGCCACCGCCTCGGCGCTGCGCGGCTGGAACCACCTGCGCTTCGAGATCACCGAGGAGCCCAGCCCCGGTGTCGAGGGCACCCGCTACTCCTACACCCCCGACCTCGGCGTCTACCACGCCGTGACCGGGATGCACGGCGACATCATGATCCCCGAGGACCGGCTCAAGGCCGCGGTGGTCAAGGCCGCGCTCGGTGACACGACGCTGCTGGTCGAGATCGACAAGCTGCTCGGCAAGCCCTGGGACGACGAGCTCGAGACCTTCCGCCACGCGGGCGACGGTGCGCCGGTGCGCTGGCTGCACCAGGTCGTCTGA
- a CDS encoding tetratricopeptide repeat protein gives MAEQRRNQRPTGARPSGGRPTGGGRPSSGRSSEGRPERGGRSDSRDSRDSRGDRDSRGGRGGQSRDRKSGPRGAGSGRSVEKEAPRSADQAVYDGPELPDDITGKELDRSVIAQLKGLPEKLAARVARHLAAAGALIDEDPETAYQHTLAARARAPRLAVVREAAGEAAYAAGHYAEALADLRAAKRMNGATAYLPIIADCHRALGQPDQALKLAKSPSVANFEAEAKAEMTIVEAGARRDMGQMDAALRTLELAPLLSKSRAPWVVRLRYAYADTLESAGRTTDALAWFHRTDAIDADEITDAAERAAILEKAERG, from the coding sequence GTGGCTGAGCAGCGACGCAACCAGCGCCCCACCGGCGCTCGCCCCTCGGGTGGGCGTCCCACCGGCGGGGGCCGTCCGTCCTCGGGCAGGTCTTCGGAGGGTCGCCCCGAGCGCGGCGGACGCTCGGACTCGCGCGACTCCCGTGACTCCCGCGGTGACCGCGACTCCCGCGGTGGACGCGGTGGCCAGTCCCGCGACCGCAAGTCCGGGCCCCGTGGGGCCGGAAGCGGCCGCTCGGTCGAGAAGGAGGCACCCCGTTCCGCCGACCAGGCGGTCTACGACGGCCCCGAGCTGCCCGACGACATCACCGGCAAGGAGCTCGACCGCTCGGTCATCGCCCAGCTCAAGGGCTTGCCCGAGAAGCTGGCGGCCCGGGTGGCACGCCACCTCGCGGCGGCAGGGGCCCTCATCGACGAGGACCCCGAGACCGCCTACCAGCACACCCTGGCCGCGCGTGCGCGCGCGCCTCGGTTGGCCGTGGTGCGCGAGGCCGCCGGCGAGGCGGCGTACGCAGCGGGTCACTACGCCGAGGCGCTGGCCGACCTGCGGGCCGCGAAGCGGATGAACGGCGCGACCGCGTACCTGCCGATCATCGCGGACTGCCACCGCGCGCTGGGACAGCCCGATCAGGCGCTCAAGCTCGCCAAGAGCCCGTCGGTGGCCAACTTCGAGGCCGAGGCGAAGGCCGAGATGACCATCGTCGAGGCCGGAGCCCGTCGTGACATGGGCCAGATGGACGCCGCCCTGCGGACCCTCGAGCTGGCGCCGCTGCTCTCGAAGAGCCGCGCTCCCTGGGTCGTGCGGCTGCGCTACGCCTACGCCGACACCCTCGAGTCCGCCGGTCGGACCACCGACGCACTGGCGTGGTTCCACCGCACCGACGCCATCGACGCCGACGAGATCACCGACGCCGCCGAGCGCGCAGCCATCCTCGAGAAGGCCGAGCGGGGCTGA
- a CDS encoding alpha/beta fold hydrolase, giving the protein MSAPVTLDRPALEGSVAVRDGRRLSFAEYGAPRGRAVVWMHGTPGARRQVPVEARRLALEQGVRIIGVDRPGIGSSTPHVYRDLLDWTHDLEHLLDALGVEATHLVGLSGGGPYVLAAGAALPGRVHGIAVLGGVAPTVGPDAAEGGAISLAVRLAPLLALGRVPLGVALNQLVRLAKPVAGSFLDLYAAVQPPGDKTLLSRPEFRAMFVDDLLNGNRFQSTAPISDLLLFCRDWGFAPADVRVPVRWWHGDDDHIVPLRHGRHVVDRLPDAELTVIEGESHLGGLGVVEEVLGTLLDLGPRRGAGAAAPA; this is encoded by the coding sequence ATGAGCGCTCCTGTGACACTGGACAGACCTGCCCTCGAGGGCAGCGTGGCCGTGCGGGACGGTCGCCGGCTCAGCTTCGCCGAGTACGGCGCACCACGGGGCAGGGCCGTGGTCTGGATGCACGGGACTCCTGGAGCCCGTCGCCAGGTGCCGGTGGAGGCCCGTCGCCTGGCTCTCGAGCAGGGCGTGCGGATCATCGGTGTCGACCGCCCGGGGATCGGTTCCTCGACGCCGCACGTCTACCGCGACCTGCTCGACTGGACCCACGACCTGGAGCACCTGCTCGACGCGCTGGGTGTGGAGGCCACCCACCTCGTCGGGCTCTCCGGGGGAGGCCCCTACGTGCTCGCCGCGGGGGCCGCGCTGCCCGGGCGGGTGCACGGCATCGCGGTGCTCGGCGGAGTGGCCCCCACGGTGGGGCCGGACGCCGCCGAGGGCGGGGCGATCAGCCTGGCGGTGCGCCTGGCTCCGCTGCTCGCGCTGGGGCGCGTGCCGCTGGGCGTCGCCCTCAACCAGCTCGTGCGGCTCGCCAAGCCGGTGGCGGGGTCCTTCCTCGACCTGTACGCCGCCGTGCAGCCCCCCGGCGACAAGACCCTGCTGTCGCGACCGGAGTTCCGGGCGATGTTCGTCGACGACCTGCTCAACGGCAACCGCTTCCAGTCCACGGCGCCGATCAGCGACCTGCTGCTCTTCTGCCGCGACTGGGGCTTCGCACCTGCCGACGTGCGGGTGCCGGTGCGGTGGTGGCACGGCGACGACGACCACATCGTGCCGCTGCGCCACGGCCGGCACGTCGTCGACCGGCTCCCCGACGCCGAGCTGACGGTCATCGAGGGCGAGAGCCACCTCGGAGGCCTCGGGGTGGTCGAGGAGGTCTTGGGGACCCTGCTGGATCTCGGCCCGCGCCGTGGCGCCGGTGCGGCCGCACCGGCCTGA
- a CDS encoding serine/threonine-protein kinase: MIAGRYTLEREIGRGGMGAVWLGRDEMLGRPVALKRLGAVPGQDPDDRERAERAEREARLAARLSHPHVVAVYDLVEEDGQQYLVMEHVDGTNLSGYLRAEGPLSPDRAAQLLGQAAEALAAAHEAGIVHRDVKPSNMLVTADGQVKLSDFGIARAETDPSLTQTGLVTGSPAYLAPEVASGATATARSDVWSLGASLFHALAGHPPYEVSDNVLGALYRIVHEEPPRVDEPGWLGPLLRATMCRDPEQRWDMATVRDVLLQGPGAAEPLPALPSGDDTRSMEEIAPLNTGVQPTVIPAPSSASPPASAGGASQRRRRGALAPVALGAALLVVLVVIAFAVGQGRDPGDEAPTAAGTSPGPTSSSPTEDPSPTQGPTAEDIEEFAADYVRTAAADPDAGYAMLTPAYQRESGRLRGYTGFWGSVREVSDFTMEGADPGAGTATYTYTYTRAGSGTVTETIELTLQEQPDGGFLISGARRI; the protein is encoded by the coding sequence GTGATCGCGGGCAGGTACACGCTCGAGCGGGAGATCGGGCGCGGCGGGATGGGCGCGGTGTGGCTCGGTCGCGACGAGATGCTCGGCCGGCCGGTGGCACTCAAGCGCCTCGGTGCCGTCCCCGGCCAGGACCCCGACGACCGCGAGCGCGCGGAGCGGGCCGAGCGCGAGGCCCGGCTGGCCGCGCGGCTGAGCCACCCCCACGTCGTGGCCGTCTACGACCTCGTCGAGGAGGACGGCCAGCAGTACCTGGTGATGGAGCACGTCGACGGCACCAACCTCTCGGGCTACCTGCGCGCCGAGGGGCCCCTGTCCCCCGACCGGGCCGCGCAGCTGCTGGGGCAGGCGGCCGAAGCGCTCGCCGCCGCCCACGAGGCCGGGATCGTGCACCGCGACGTCAAGCCGTCCAACATGCTGGTCACCGCCGACGGCCAGGTGAAGCTCTCCGACTTCGGCATCGCCCGCGCCGAGACCGACCCGTCCCTGACCCAGACCGGGCTGGTGACCGGGTCGCCCGCCTACCTGGCCCCCGAGGTCGCCTCGGGAGCCACGGCCACGGCACGCAGCGACGTGTGGTCGCTGGGCGCGTCGCTCTTCCACGCCCTGGCCGGCCACCCGCCGTACGAGGTGAGCGATAACGTGCTCGGAGCGCTCTACCGCATCGTGCACGAGGAGCCCCCGCGCGTCGACGAGCCGGGATGGCTCGGGCCGCTGCTGCGGGCCACGATGTGCCGCGACCCCGAGCAGCGCTGGGACATGGCCACCGTGCGCGACGTGCTGCTGCAGGGCCCGGGGGCCGCCGAGCCCCTCCCTGCGCTGCCGAGCGGTGACGACACCCGGTCGATGGAGGAGATCGCCCCCCTCAACACCGGGGTGCAGCCCACGGTCATCCCCGCACCGTCCTCCGCGTCGCCGCCGGCGAGCGCCGGTGGTGCGTCGCAGCGCCGTCGACGGGGAGCGCTGGCGCCGGTGGCGCTGGGTGCCGCGTTGCTGGTCGTGCTCGTGGTCATCGCCTTCGCCGTCGGCCAGGGACGCGACCCCGGCGACGAGGCACCCACCGCAGCGGGGACGAGCCCGGGACCGACCTCGAGCAGCCCGACCGAGGACCCCTCGCCGACCCAGGGCCCCACCGCCGAGGACATCGAGGAGTTCGCCGCCGACTACGTGCGCACCGCCGCGGCCGACCCGGACGCCGGCTACGCGATGCTCACCCCCGCCTACCAGCGCGAGAGCGGCCGGCTGCGGGGCTACACCGGCTTCTGGGGCAGCGTGCGCGAGGTCAGCGACTTCACGATGGAGGGTGCGGACCCCGGGGCCGGGACGGCCACCTACACCTACACCTACACCCGTGCCGGCTCGGGCACCGTGACCGAGACCATCGAGCTCACCCTGCAGGAGCAGCCGGACGGCGGGTTCCTCATCTCCGGCGCGCGCCGGATCTGA
- a CDS encoding acyl-CoA carboxylase subunit beta gives MSTASAPPTTPAAKPAKLPREQDPRHPRHRLGALLDEGSLELITPDDESGMLAAVGTVGGAPVVAFCSDATVMGGAMGDEGCRVVVDAYHRAMTDRIPIIGLWHSGGARLAEGVLSLHAVGRIFQVMTQASGRIPQVSVVLGPAAGGAAYGPALTDVVILGPEGRIFVTGPDVVRSVTGEDVDMLRLGGPEPHGRRSGVVHVLTDSEEEALQRARSIANLLGAQGSLRVADVEDRDLAAVLPESKKRAYDVHPLVEQVLDEDSVEELHARWAPNIVTALGRFGGRTVGVVANNPLRLGGCLDSLSAEKASRFVRMCDAFGIPLIVLVDVPGYLPGVGQEWDGVVRRGAKLLHAFGECVVPRVTLVTRKTYGGAYIAMNARSLGATKVFAWPGAEVAVMGAVAAVRILHRRRLAEVSPEIRPALEAELAAEHERIAGGVERAVEIGVVDEVVEPAATRSAIARAIDEAVQSVGVRRGAHGNIPL, from the coding sequence GTGAGCACCGCCTCCGCCCCTCCCACCACGCCCGCAGCGAAGCCGGCCAAGCTGCCCCGGGAGCAGGACCCGCGCCACCCCCGGCACCGGCTGGGGGCGCTGCTCGACGAGGGCTCCCTCGAGCTGATCACCCCCGACGACGAGTCCGGCATGCTGGCCGCGGTCGGCACGGTCGGCGGCGCCCCCGTGGTCGCCTTCTGCTCCGACGCCACCGTGATGGGCGGGGCGATGGGCGACGAGGGCTGCCGCGTGGTCGTCGATGCCTACCACCGCGCCATGACCGACCGGATCCCGATCATCGGGTTGTGGCACTCCGGCGGCGCCCGCCTGGCCGAGGGCGTGCTGAGCCTGCACGCCGTGGGCCGCATCTTCCAGGTGATGACCCAGGCCTCGGGACGCATCCCGCAGGTCTCGGTGGTGCTCGGCCCGGCGGCGGGCGGCGCGGCGTACGGCCCCGCCCTGACCGACGTCGTGATCCTCGGGCCGGAGGGACGCATCTTCGTCACCGGCCCCGACGTGGTGCGCTCGGTGACCGGCGAGGACGTCGACATGCTGCGCCTGGGCGGCCCCGAGCCGCACGGTCGCCGCTCGGGCGTCGTGCACGTGCTCACCGACTCCGAGGAGGAGGCGCTGCAGCGTGCCCGCAGCATCGCGAACCTGCTCGGGGCGCAGGGCAGCCTGCGGGTCGCCGACGTCGAGGACCGCGACCTGGCCGCCGTCCTGCCCGAGTCGAAGAAGCGCGCCTACGACGTGCACCCGCTCGTGGAGCAGGTCCTCGACGAGGACAGCGTCGAGGAGCTGCACGCCCGCTGGGCCCCCAACATCGTCACCGCCCTGGGTCGCTTCGGTGGGCGCACCGTGGGCGTGGTCGCCAACAACCCGCTGCGCCTGGGCGGCTGCCTCGACTCGCTCTCGGCCGAGAAGGCGAGCCGGTTCGTGCGGATGTGCGACGCGTTCGGCATCCCGTTGATCGTGCTGGTCGACGTGCCGGGCTATTTGCCCGGCGTGGGCCAGGAGTGGGACGGCGTCGTACGACGTGGCGCCAAGCTGCTGCACGCCTTCGGCGAGTGCGTGGTCCCGCGCGTCACCCTGGTGACCCGCAAGACCTACGGCGGCGCCTACATCGCGATGAACGCGCGGTCGCTGGGCGCCACCAAGGTCTTCGCCTGGCCCGGCGCCGAGGTGGCGGTGATGGGCGCGGTCGCCGCGGTCCGCATCCTGCACCGCCGCAGGCTGGCCGAGGTCTCCCCCGAGATCCGGCCCGCCCTCGAGGCCGAGCTCGCCGCCGAGCACGAGCGGATCGCCGGCGGCGTCGAGCGAGCCGTCGAGATCGGCGTGGTCGACGAGGTCGTCGAGCCCGCCGCGACCCGCTCCGCGATCGCCCGGGCGATCGACGAGGCCGTCCAGAGCGTCGGCGTACGCCGCGGGGCGCACGGGAACATCCCGCTCTGA
- a CDS encoding response regulator yields MTAGGMYRDIVERSPDGIWVIDLTGRTIYANPAMAHLYGVPHDRMQHVPMQDSLDEVGRPQLEAHLARVREGHVNHDAVEVQLVRHDGGVTWVLVRECPVLDEEGRPTALQLTFSDYDDRRAAALAHEESRQRLEETQEIARIGAWTWDLTAGAIIGSEQIDRLFGVDTTTEAWTLERFVEKVHPDDRDLVRQLVAGSLADGSTLDVTVQVLANEEWRWARARGVLQPDPHHPRMVGTLQDVTETKQTELALADQAAQNTLMQTVATAANDAETLDSLLRQARDLVLLHDDWSRARAFTIDAEGVLQPLYVDPRSAAEDDADPATADAELALARSVLTARETRWDEARLTIAFPVMVLDEVRAVLTLTSDPPLYRHAMIEQMVGHVAEQMGRVAWREQVHQELAEARDQAMDASRQKSEFLATMSHEIRTPLNGVIGLNDLLLRTTLTGEQQRLAAGVQVASRALLGVINDILDFSKIEAGRLELEVLDFEVRPVLDQVVGVLAAQARAKGIELTLSCAAEVPRVLAGDPTRLAQVLTNLVSNAVKFTDHGRVDVEAGARPAPDAGTTLVVSVTDTGIGVPPEKVAGLFDPFTQADASTTRVYGGTGLGLAISHEIVQALGGTLAHRPNPGGGAVFTAEVPLALPAGDVVDVADEQARSLLAGRRVLVVDDNPANRMILVEQLGWWGLEVDVTTSVDEALAAVARNDREAGEDRAAAYAAVLLDMAMPRRDGLDLARTLRADPAHGTTVLLMLTSMTHLDDVEVRSAGLDDYLVKPVPAGVLRSTLVEHLSSATTLAASAPPARRAHRVLVVEDNPVNQMVAAGLLEHLGYDHATVDDGRAAVESVARGGWDAVLMDVQMPVLDGYAATRAIRAAEAAAGSARLPVIAMTAAAVEGERERCAEAGMDDYLTKPVDPAALTETLARWLDAPGPPAGPDDEPQPHHEEIPMPEPVPPTDDPALAGLDLDRLEMLRELDEDNTDYLDRAIANFERNCAEAMEAMSAAVDAGDADALRQVSHKLAGGALNLGVVYAGEAVRRLEAVADTGSVGGAADLLPSTEEALARGRGALSVYQEWYRSLGG; encoded by the coding sequence ATGACGGCAGGTGGGATGTACCGCGACATCGTCGAGCGCTCGCCGGACGGCATCTGGGTCATCGACCTGACCGGACGCACCATCTACGCCAACCCGGCCATGGCGCACCTGTACGGCGTGCCGCACGACCGCATGCAGCACGTCCCCATGCAGGACAGCCTCGACGAGGTCGGCCGCCCCCAGCTCGAGGCGCACCTCGCCCGGGTGCGAGAGGGACACGTCAACCACGACGCCGTCGAGGTGCAGCTCGTGCGCCACGACGGCGGCGTCACCTGGGTGCTGGTGCGCGAGTGCCCGGTGCTCGACGAGGAGGGCCGGCCCACCGCGCTGCAGCTGACCTTCAGCGACTACGACGACCGGCGCGCGGCGGCGCTGGCCCACGAGGAGAGCCGGCAGCGCCTCGAGGAGACCCAGGAGATCGCCCGCATCGGAGCCTGGACCTGGGACCTCACCGCGGGCGCGATCATCGGGTCGGAGCAGATCGACCGGCTCTTCGGGGTCGACACCACCACGGAGGCCTGGACCCTGGAGCGCTTCGTCGAGAAGGTCCATCCCGACGACCGCGACCTGGTGCGCCAGCTGGTGGCCGGCAGCCTCGCCGACGGCAGCACGCTGGACGTCACCGTGCAGGTCCTGGCCAACGAGGAGTGGCGGTGGGCCCGCGCTCGCGGCGTGCTGCAGCCCGACCCCCACCACCCGCGCATGGTCGGCACGCTGCAGGACGTCACGGAGACCAAGCAGACCGAGCTCGCGCTGGCCGACCAGGCGGCCCAGAACACCCTGATGCAGACCGTGGCGACGGCCGCCAACGACGCCGAGACCCTGGACAGCCTGCTGCGCCAGGCCCGCGACCTGGTCCTGCTGCACGACGACTGGTCGCGTGCGCGGGCGTTCACGATCGATGCCGAGGGAGTGCTGCAGCCGCTGTACGTCGACCCCCGGAGCGCGGCCGAGGACGACGCCGACCCGGCCACGGCCGACGCCGAGCTGGCGCTGGCCCGCTCGGTGCTGACGGCCAGGGAGACCCGCTGGGACGAGGCACGTCTGACGATCGCCTTCCCCGTCATGGTGCTCGACGAGGTCCGGGCGGTGCTGACCCTCACCTCCGACCCGCCGCTCTACCGCCACGCCATGATCGAGCAGATGGTGGGGCACGTGGCCGAGCAGATGGGCCGGGTGGCCTGGCGCGAGCAGGTGCACCAGGAGCTGGCCGAGGCACGCGACCAGGCGATGGACGCCTCGCGGCAGAAGTCGGAGTTCCTGGCGACCATGAGCCACGAGATCCGCACCCCGCTCAACGGGGTGATCGGCCTCAACGACCTGCTGCTGCGCACCACGCTCACCGGTGAGCAGCAGCGCCTCGCGGCGGGCGTGCAGGTCGCCAGCCGGGCACTGCTGGGAGTCATCAACGACATCCTCGACTTCTCCAAGATCGAGGCCGGCCGTCTCGAGCTCGAGGTCCTCGACTTCGAGGTGCGCCCCGTCCTCGACCAGGTCGTCGGGGTGCTCGCGGCACAGGCACGCGCCAAGGGCATCGAGCTGACGCTCTCGTGCGCGGCCGAGGTGCCCCGGGTGCTGGCCGGCGACCCCACCCGCCTCGCCCAGGTGCTGACCAACCTCGTCTCCAACGCCGTCAAGTTCACCGACCACGGGCGGGTCGACGTCGAGGCCGGCGCGCGCCCCGCCCCCGACGCCGGCACCACCCTGGTCGTCTCCGTCACCGACACCGGCATCGGAGTGCCTCCGGAGAAGGTCGCCGGCCTCTTCGACCCCTTCACCCAGGCCGACGCCTCCACCACGCGCGTCTACGGCGGCACCGGCCTCGGGCTGGCGATCTCCCACGAGATCGTCCAGGCCCTGGGCGGGACCCTGGCCCACCGGCCCAACCCCGGCGGCGGCGCCGTCTTCACCGCGGAGGTCCCGCTGGCCCTGCCGGCCGGCGACGTGGTCGACGTCGCCGACGAGCAGGCACGCTCGCTGCTCGCCGGACGCCGCGTGCTCGTCGTCGACGACAACCCCGCCAACCGGATGATCCTGGTCGAGCAGCTCGGCTGGTGGGGCCTCGAGGTCGACGTCACGACCTCGGTCGACGAGGCGCTGGCCGCCGTCGCCCGCAACGACCGGGAGGCCGGCGAGGATCGCGCGGCGGCGTACGCCGCGGTGCTGCTCGACATGGCGATGCCTCGGCGCGACGGCCTCGACCTGGCCCGCACGCTGCGGGCCGACCCCGCGCACGGCACGACCGTGCTGCTGATGCTCACCTCGATGACCCACCTGGACGACGTCGAGGTGCGCAGCGCCGGGCTCGACGACTACCTGGTCAAGCCGGTGCCCGCGGGCGTGCTGCGCAGCACGCTGGTCGAGCACCTGTCGAGCGCGACCACGCTCGCCGCGTCCGCGCCTCCGGCTCGTCGTGCGCACCGCGTGCTGGTGGTCGAGGACAACCCCGTCAACCAGATGGTCGCCGCCGGGCTCCTGGAGCACCTGGGCTACGACCATGCGACCGTCGACGACGGGCGGGCCGCTGTCGAGTCGGTTGCCCGTGGCGGTTGGGACGCGGTGCTGATGGACGTGCAGATGCCGGTGCTCGACGGGTACGCCGCGACGCGTGCCATCCGGGCCGCGGAGGCGGCCGCCGGCTCCGCCCGGCTGCCGGTCATCGCCATGACCGCGGCGGCCGTGGAGGGTGAGCGCGAGCGCTGTGCCGAGGCCGGCATGGACGACTACCTGACCAAGCCCGTCGACCCCGCCGCCCTCACCGAGACCCTGGCCCGGTGGCTCGACGCCCCGGGGCCCCCTGCCGGTCCCGACGACGAGCCCCAGCCCCACCACGAGGAGATACCCATGCCCGAGCCCGTCCCGCCCACGGACGACCCGGCCCTGGCCGGTCTCGACCTCGACCGGCTCGAGATGCTGCGCGAGCTCGACGAGGACAAC
- the tyrS gene encoding tyrosine--tRNA ligase, producing MSIDPTLLDDLEWRGLVAHSTDRDALRAALVEGSVRYYVGFDPTAPSLHMGNLLQIVTAMRLQRGGHTPFVLVGGSTGMIGDPRDSGERTLNTLETVAEWVERIRHQVEPFLSFEGENAATMVNNLDWTAGVSAIDFLRDIGKHFPVNRMLARDVVRNRLDDGISYTEFSYILLQSMDYLHLHREHGVSLQLGGSDQWGNITGGVELVRRADGERVHAFVTPLVTRADGTKYGKSEGGALWLDPEMLSPYAFYQFWLNVEDEKVGELLRLFTFLDRARIEELEAAHAEKPFLRAGQKALAEEMTTLVHGAQETARIQAASAALFGGGDMAELSPDTLGAALRETGVLRLESAGGLPSVVDLLVETGLAKSKGDARRTVAEGGAYLNNVRVEDPDRVPGADDLLGGTWLVLRKGKKSFKGVEVV from the coding sequence GTGAGCATCGACCCCACCCTCCTCGACGACCTCGAGTGGCGCGGCCTCGTCGCCCACTCGACGGACCGCGACGCGCTGCGCGCCGCGCTCGTGGAGGGCAGCGTCCGCTACTACGTCGGCTTCGACCCCACCGCGCCGAGCCTGCACATGGGCAACCTGCTGCAGATCGTCACGGCGATGCGCCTGCAGCGTGGCGGCCACACGCCGTTCGTGCTCGTCGGCGGCTCGACCGGCATGATCGGCGACCCCCGCGACTCCGGCGAGCGCACGCTCAACACGCTCGAGACCGTGGCCGAGTGGGTCGAACGCATCCGCCACCAGGTGGAGCCGTTCCTCTCCTTCGAGGGCGAGAACGCCGCCACCATGGTCAACAACCTCGACTGGACCGCCGGTGTCTCCGCGATCGACTTCCTGCGCGACATCGGCAAGCACTTCCCGGTCAACCGGATGCTGGCCCGCGACGTGGTGCGCAACCGGCTCGACGACGGCATCAGCTACACCGAGTTCTCCTACATCCTGCTGCAGTCCATGGACTACCTGCACCTGCACCGCGAGCACGGCGTCTCCCTCCAGCTCGGCGGCTCCGACCAGTGGGGCAACATCACCGGCGGCGTCGAGCTGGTGCGTCGCGCCGACGGGGAGCGGGTGCACGCCTTCGTCACCCCGCTGGTGACCCGGGCCGACGGCACCAAGTACGGCAAGAGCGAGGGCGGCGCACTGTGGCTGGACCCCGAGATGCTCTCGCCCTACGCCTTCTACCAGTTCTGGCTCAACGTCGAGGACGAGAAGGTCGGCGAGCTGCTGCGGTTGTTCACCTTCCTCGACCGGGCGCGGATCGAGGAGCTCGAGGCCGCGCACGCCGAGAAGCCGTTCCTGCGCGCGGGCCAGAAGGCGCTGGCCGAGGAGATGACCACGCTGGTGCACGGGGCCCAGGAGACGGCCCGCATCCAGGCGGCCTCCGCCGCGCTGTTCGGCGGGGGGGACATGGCCGAGCTGAGCCCCGACACCCTGGGCGCGGCACTGCGCGAGACGGGGGTGCTGCGTCTGGAGTCGGCGGGCGGGCTGCCCTCGGTCGTCGACCTGCTCGTCGAGACCGGGCTGGCCAAGAGCAAGGGCGACGCCCGGCGCACGGTGGCGGAGGGCGGTGCCTACCTCAACAACGTGCGTGTGGAGGACCCCGACCGGGTGCCGGGCGCCGACGACCTGCTCGGCGGCACCTGGCTGGTGCTGCGCAAGGGCAAGAAGAGCTTCAAGGGCGTCGAGGTCGTCTGA
- a CDS encoding alpha-hydroxy acid oxidase, with protein MGDARGGSWLSGLGARAAGSMALPLREYVEHGAGAGVTAGEAAAGWGRLRLRPHVLRDVTSVDPTVELLGCSSRVPWGVAPTSLQRAVHPDGELATARASAAAGAVMVVSSNAGSTFDDIAATGVTWWLQVYLPSDRTLAGPLLDRAVAAGATAVVLTVDTPVVATWHPSEALIWDLADPAWTRVNFDPGYDDQPGSEKALDLGPHDIDWLRERTGLPVVVKGVLRGDDARRCVQAGAAGVWVSTHGGRQLDRSLSTAAALPEVRRAVGADAEVYVDGGVRSGLDVVTALAAGADAVFVGRPVLHALVEGEAGVARWHAALLTETVEALRLAGCRTPADTRDLLADDADEGPYPV; from the coding sequence GTGGGCGACGCGCGCGGCGGCAGCTGGTTGAGCGGGCTCGGTGCCCGCGCGGCGGGGTCGATGGCCCTGCCCCTGCGCGAGTACGTCGAGCACGGCGCCGGCGCCGGTGTCACCGCCGGCGAGGCAGCGGCGGGCTGGGGCCGGCTGCGCCTGCGACCGCACGTGCTGCGCGACGTCACCTCCGTCGACCCCACGGTCGAGCTGCTCGGCTGCTCCAGCCGGGTGCCGTGGGGCGTGGCCCCGACCTCCCTGCAGCGGGCCGTGCACCCCGACGGCGAGCTGGCCACCGCGCGGGCCTCGGCGGCGGCCGGCGCGGTCATGGTGGTCTCGAGCAACGCCGGCAGCACGTTCGACGACATCGCCGCGACCGGGGTCACCTGGTGGTTGCAGGTCTACCTGCCCTCCGACCGCACCCTGGCCGGTCCCTTGCTGGACCGGGCGGTCGCTGCCGGTGCGACGGCCGTCGTCCTGACGGTCGACACCCCCGTGGTGGCGACGTGGCACCCCTCGGAGGCACTCATCTGGGACCTGGCCGACCCGGCCTGGACCCGGGTCAACTTCGACCCGGGCTACGACGACCAGCCCGGCTCCGAGAAGGCGCTCGACCTCGGTCCCCACGACATCGACTGGCTGCGTGAGCGCACCGGGCTGCCCGTCGTGGTCAAGGGCGTGCTGCGCGGCGACGATGCGCGGCGGTGCGTGCAGGCCGGCGCCGCAGGAGTGTGGGTGTCGACGCACGGCGGCCGCCAGCTCGACCGCAGCCTGAGCACCGCGGCGGCCCTGCCCGAGGTGCGCCGCGCCGTCGGCGCCGATGCCGAGGTCTACGTCGACGGGGGAGTGCGCAGCGGGCTCGACGTCGTGACCGCGCTCGCGGCCGGCGCCGACGCCGTCTTCGTGGGCCGGCCCGTCCTGCACGCCCTGGTCGAGGGGGAGGCCGGGGTGGCCCGCTGGCACGCCGCCCTCCTCACCGAGACCGTGGAGGCCCTGCGCCTGGCCGGCTGCCGTACGCCCGCGGACACCCGGGACCTGCTGGCCGATGACGCGGACGAGGGGCCATACCCAGTCTGA